The following DNA comes from Rhipicephalus microplus isolate Deutch F79 chromosome 6, USDA_Rmic, whole genome shotgun sequence.
CTTGTAACCATGGTTTTACGGGCAATGTTCCGctgtgcagctgaaaaaaaaatgtctttgcaCTTGCGCGTACGGTCATCATTTTCACTCTCTTCAATACGTCACGTTCAGCACCAACCTGGTATACTGATCTGTAGATAGGCTGAGGCAGCATTACGTCACGTAAATCTCTGTAAAGACGTTTTCTCTTTACAGCAGATAAATATTCCATTGAAAATCTCACTTTCAGTATTTCATATGCCATTATAACTTCTCTTAAATATCCGCGTAGGTTACATTTCACAGGCATACTTGATACCACATAATCAGGAATCTTATTAGaaagtacaatttgtagaaatgttctcacaaaCGGATTACATTGGTCGCGTAAAAAAATATATCTAGACACAATTTGCTTGAGGAAGAGGTGAGCCAATCCTAAACCACCATttcttagtgaatgaaataagtttGTTCGACTCGTACGCTCCCAAACCGACCCCCAAACAAACACAGCTAAGACTCGATGCAATTTCTGCACATTTGCTCTTGACATAAATAGGAACTGCAGAACATACCATACTTTGCAAACAATGAACCAATTGCATGCAGTCGCTCTAGAAAACATAGAAAGTTCCCTACCACCCCAGTTTCTTGTCTTCTCACGAGTGCTCTCACATATCTCTTTCCAGTAATCATCCGTGTTTTTATAATGCTGGAGGGGTACTCCGAGATACTTCGTCGGTACAAGTGACCAGTTCATATTTGCAAAGTTTTGTGGGGTGGTCTCCCAAGAACCATGCCACAAGCCTAGGCATTTGTCCCAGTTTACTGCACTGCCTGTCATCTTGCAAAAATAGGCCACATGACGTATCACTTCACTGACACTTTCCTTATCTCTACAAAACACGGCGATATCGTCAGCATATGTTAGCATTTTAACTTCACTGTTCATTAGCTGATACCCTTTTATTGTTTCATTGCTAATAATCTTCATGCAGAAAGGTTCCATatatattgcaaataataaagcCGAAATGGGATCACCTTGCCGCACACCGTTTGTCACTTGAAAGCTTTCAGTAAGTCGCCCATTAATTACAATACTCGTAAAGCACTCTCTATAGGCCATTTTTACCCCTTCCAAAATGATAGACCCTACATTAACATATTCTAATA
Coding sequences within:
- the LOC119173295 gene encoding uncharacterized protein LOC119173295 — protein: MNWSLVPTKYLGVPLQHYKNTDDYWKEICESTREKTRNWGGRELSMFSRATACNWFIVCKVWYVLQFLFMSRANVQKLHRVLAVFVWGSVWERTSRTNLFHSLRNGGLGLAHLFLKQIVSRYIFLRDQCNPFVRTFLQIVLSNKIPDYVVSSMPVKCNLRGYLREVIMAYEILKVRFSMEYLSAVKRKRLYRDLRDVMLPQPIYRSVYQVGAERDVLKRVKMMTVRASAKTFFFQLHSGTLPVKPWLQEKGFFVPWSMDCLICKKPETVNHIFLDCWDAVFLWDILQRTLKKDLPITPHGIRFLAVENEDGVPYDMFMLLVLHSVWRTRMAVRHVDKDARCAHEYFTESIVYIRDVLSSREERPEWVSLLNVLATMKQF